A stretch of the Melitaea cinxia chromosome 14, ilMelCinx1.1, whole genome shotgun sequence genome encodes the following:
- the LOC123659887 gene encoding uncharacterized protein LOC123659887: protein MAMNYIANIPKLKGRENYEDWCFAVQNVLVLENMAHAIAEKLPASPTTSQINEDAKAKAKLVLTIDPSLYVHIKHASTTFDLWIKLKKMFDDTGYTRKIGLLRKLISIRLDNCDSMTQYVTEIVETSQRLQGTGFKITDEWIGALMLAGLPEKYSPMLMAKSIII, encoded by the coding sequence atgGCCATGAACTACATTGCTAATATTCCAAAACTAAAAGGGCGCGAAAACTACGAGGATTGGTGTTTTGCAGTGCAAAATGTGTTGGTGTTAGAAAACATGGCGCATGCTATCGCCGAGAAGCTACCCGCTTCACCTACGACTAGCCAGATCAATGAAGACGCCAAAGCTAAAGCAAAATTAGTGTTGACAATTGACCCATCACTTTATGTGCATATTAAGCATGCATCAACAACCTTTGATTTATGGATCAAGTTGAAGAAAATGTTTGATGATACCGGCTATACAAGGAAAATAGGCTTGTTACGCAAGCTCATCAGCATACGGCTTGATAATTGTGATTCGATGACCCAGTATGTAACCGAAATTGTAGAAACGAGCCAGAGATTACAAGGTACGGGCTTCAAAATTACGGATGAATGGATAGGAGCATTAATGTTAGCAGGATTACCCGAAAAATATAGTCCTATGTTAATGGcaaagagtataataatataa